One window of Alkaliphilus metalliredigens QYMF genomic DNA carries:
- the trpB gene encoding tryptophan synthase subunit beta, with the protein MMKVKELPKKFGKFGGQFVPETLMNALIELERQFIQTKEDDEFQEMYRYYVREYSGRPTPLYYAENLTKKLGGGKIYLKREDLNHTGAHKINNVIGQVLLARKMKKKRIIAETGAGQHGVATATICAMFDLECVVYMGAEDIERQALNVFKMEMLGAEVVSVTSGTATLKDATNEAIRDWVANVKDTYYVIGSVVGPHPYPTMVRDFQRIIGDEVKEQILEKEGRLPNYLVACVGGGSNAMGLFYPFYEDEAVALYGVEAAGLGVETDQHAATITKGSMGVIHGMMTYLLQDEQGQITPVHSISAGLDYPGIGPEHAYYHHTGRANYVAITDEEALEAFQLLTRLEGIIPALESAHAIAYLMKLAPKTKGDDIIVLNLSGRGDKDIHTISKLLGGNRDDK; encoded by the coding sequence ATGATGAAAGTAAAGGAACTACCTAAGAAATTTGGAAAATTTGGAGGACAATTTGTACCAGAAACCTTAATGAATGCACTCATTGAATTGGAGAGACAGTTTATACAAACCAAGGAAGATGATGAATTTCAGGAAATGTATCGGTACTATGTAAGGGAGTATTCCGGAAGACCGACACCTCTATACTATGCTGAAAATTTGACCAAAAAACTGGGGGGCGGGAAAATTTATCTTAAACGGGAGGATTTAAATCATACCGGGGCCCATAAGATTAACAACGTGATCGGACAGGTGCTATTGGCAAGGAAGATGAAAAAAAAGCGTATCATAGCAGAAACTGGAGCCGGGCAGCATGGTGTTGCTACTGCAACTATATGTGCAATGTTTGATTTAGAATGTGTTGTATATATGGGAGCAGAGGATATTGAAAGACAGGCGTTAAATGTATTTAAAATGGAGATGCTAGGGGCCGAGGTCGTTTCTGTCACATCTGGAACAGCAACCCTAAAGGATGCCACCAACGAAGCCATAAGAGATTGGGTGGCAAATGTAAAGGATACTTATTATGTAATCGGGTCAGTTGTAGGACCACACCCCTATCCCACTATGGTCAGGGATTTTCAGAGGATTATTGGTGATGAAGTGAAGGAGCAGATATTAGAAAAAGAAGGAAGACTTCCAAATTATTTAGTGGCATGTGTAGGAGGCGGAAGCAATGCCATGGGTCTTTTTTATCCCTTTTATGAAGATGAAGCTGTGGCGTTGTATGGAGTGGAGGCAGCAGGGCTAGGTGTAGAGACGGATCAGCATGCTGCCACCATCACAAAGGGGAGCATGGGAGTTATTCACGGTATGATGACTTATCTCCTACAGGATGAACAGGGGCAAATTACACCGGTACATTCTATCTCAGCAGGTTTGGATTATCCAGGAATCGGGCCAGAGCATGCCTATTATCATCATACTGGTAGAGCAAATTATGTAGCCATTACTGATGAAGAGGCATTAGAAGCATTTCAATTACTAACAAGGCTAGAGGGAATTATTCCAGCACTAGAGAGCGCCCATGCTATTGCTTACTTAATGAAGCTAGCACCCAAGACAAAAGGCGATGATATTATTGTTCTTAATCTTTCGGGACGGGGGGATAAGGATATCCACACCATTTCAAAATTATTAGGGGGAAATAGAGATGATAAGTAG
- a CDS encoding anthranilate synthase component II, whose amino-acid sequence MIVIIDNYDSFTYNLYQYIGEINPEVMVFRNDKVSLVELKEMDISHIIISPGPGFPTDTGISKVVIKELGIKIPILGVCLGHQAIGEAFGGKVVHAKRAIHGKISLIQHNQDDVFEGIEKPLKATRYHSLVVEVDSFPEELEITATSDDGEIMGLKHKKHPIFGLQFHPESIATEGGKKMIRNFLNI is encoded by the coding sequence ATGATTGTAATCATTGATAATTATGATTCTTTTACCTACAATTTATATCAATATATTGGAGAGATTAATCCAGAGGTAATGGTATTTAGAAATGACAAGGTAAGTCTAGTGGAGTTGAAGGAGATGGATATTTCTCATATTATTATTTCTCCTGGTCCAGGATTTCCAACGGATACTGGTATATCTAAAGTAGTTATTAAGGAATTGGGGATTAAAATCCCAATATTAGGGGTGTGTCTCGGACATCAAGCAATTGGAGAAGCCTTTGGAGGGAAAGTTGTCCATGCTAAAAGAGCCATCCATGGGAAAATATCATTAATTCAACATAATCAAGATGATGTGTTTGAGGGGATTGAAAAACCCTTAAAGGCTACTCGGTATCATTCTCTTGTGGTGGAGGTAGATAGCTTCCCAGAAGAACTTGAGATTACTGCCACAAGTGACGACGGAGAAATTATGGGACTAAAGCATAAAAAACATCCCATATTTGGTCTTCAATTTCACCCTGAGTCCATTGCTACAGAAGGTGGAAAAAAGATGATTAGGAATTTTTTAAATATATAA
- a CDS encoding DMT family transporter: protein MTKQIKADLALLMVTIVWGSSFILSKNTLDHLSTYNFLAIRFILAAALSSLVFYKNMRQINRTTLKYGVLIGLILFTAYAFQTIGLNYTTASKSGFITGFAVVIVPIFSALLLKQRPHNKAILGVICAVIGLGFLTLDAHFALNIGDIYTLVCAFMFAFHILAVGKYTVKVDSIALGIIQIATVGILSSIFTFSLESPIIPRGTEVWTSIFILAILATSGAYIIQNTMQKFTSPTHTALIYTGEPVFAALFAYLLAGEILSSRGIFGSILILSGMMISEVDWAILFKKQKSLSH from the coding sequence ATGACAAAACAAATAAAAGCCGATTTAGCGTTACTAATGGTTACAATTGTATGGGGTTCTTCTTTTATTCTATCTAAAAATACCTTAGATCATTTATCTACCTATAATTTCCTAGCCATTCGTTTTATTTTGGCAGCGGCTCTATCTTCCCTTGTTTTTTATAAAAACATGAGACAAATCAACCGCACAACCTTAAAATATGGTGTTTTAATCGGCTTGATTTTATTTACGGCATACGCCTTCCAGACCATTGGTTTAAATTATACAACCGCATCAAAATCTGGCTTTATTACAGGTTTTGCAGTGGTAATCGTTCCAATATTTTCAGCTTTATTATTAAAACAAAGACCCCATAACAAGGCCATCCTAGGAGTCATCTGCGCTGTCATTGGCTTAGGGTTCTTAACATTGGATGCACATTTCGCCTTAAACATTGGGGATATTTATACCTTAGTTTGTGCTTTCATGTTTGCCTTTCATATCCTTGCGGTTGGTAAATATACAGTGAAAGTAGATTCTATCGCCCTAGGTATTATACAAATTGCCACGGTTGGGATATTAAGCTCTATTTTTACCTTTTCCTTAGAAAGCCCCATTATTCCTAGGGGAACTGAAGTTTGGACTTCTATTTTTATTTTAGCAATCCTGGCTACCTCCGGGGCCTACATTATACAAAATACCATGCAAAAATTTACTTCTCCAACCCATACCGCCTTAATCTATACAGGAGAACCAGTCTTTGCGGCTTTATTTGCCTACCTCTTAGCTGGTGAAATATTAAGTTCTCGAGGTATATTTGGAAGTATACTTATCTTATCTGGTATGATGATTTCAGAAGTAGATTGGGCTATTCTATTTAAGAAGCAAAAAAGCTTGAGTCACTAG
- the trpC gene encoding indole-3-glycerol phosphate synthase TrpC: MILDKIIRYKKNKVKEEKVAVPLGEIMKQIEDMEEARNFKAALVGRESISMIAEVKKASPSKGIIKKDFNPVKIAAEYEKNRVDAISVLTEDQFFLGDNRYLQDIRKMTTIPLLRKDFMIDAYQIYQSKALGADAILLIAAALTKKEMIAFQKIAAEIGIYSLVEVHNKEELEMILETGAEIIGINNRDLKTFDTTLDRTAELLPFIPKDKIVVSESGIKTNQDMKLLKNYGINAVLMGEGLMRADSIGEKLRELRSGLCD; this comes from the coding sequence ATGATTTTAGATAAAATTATACGCTATAAAAAAAATAAAGTAAAAGAGGAGAAGGTAGCGGTTCCTCTTGGAGAAATAATGAAACAAATAGAGGATATGGAAGAGGCAAGAAACTTCAAAGCTGCCTTGGTTGGCAGAGAGAGCATAAGCATGATTGCAGAAGTTAAAAAAGCATCGCCTTCAAAGGGAATCATAAAAAAAGATTTTAATCCTGTGAAAATAGCAGCTGAATATGAAAAAAATAGGGTGGATGCCATATCGGTGTTGACAGAGGACCAGTTTTTCCTAGGGGATAATCGTTATCTTCAGGATATAAGGAAGATGACTACGATACCACTACTGAGGAAGGACTTTATGATAGATGCCTATCAAATTTATCAATCAAAGGCCTTAGGAGCAGATGCCATACTATTGATTGCAGCAGCATTGACGAAAAAAGAAATGATAGCATTTCAAAAGATAGCTGCAGAGATTGGAATCTACTCCTTAGTAGAGGTACACAATAAAGAAGAATTAGAGATGATATTAGAGACAGGAGCAGAAATCATTGGGATTAATAATAGAGATTTAAAAACCTTTGATACGACCCTTGATAGGACGGCGGAGCTACTCCCCTTCATTCCAAAGGATAAAATTGTTGTCAGCGAAAGTGGGATCAAAACAAATCAGGATATGAAGCTTTTGAAGAACTATGGTATTAATGCAGTACTGATGGGGGAAGGCTTAATGAGGGCAGACTCCATAGGAGAAAAGCTAAGGGAGCTTAGGAGTGGTTTATGTGACTAA
- the trpE gene encoding anthranilate synthase component I, with translation MIYPNLKTFEKVSKGYNMSTIYEEIQGDMETPITLFKKLCKESNCYLLESVERSEKKGRYSYVGRDPFMTIKGHGDEVEIFQNNKISTEKGIPLEIVKSIMKAYKTPFMDGMPDFSGGAVGFIGYDTIRNYELLPNVNEEDIKIPEIHLLLTKEVIVYDHLKHKIIILVNIVLEGDNSKSYEAGVKRLKEIKKQIFQTPIPEEVFSKNAKEKIKYSSNETKESFMGKVLRAKEYIQNGDIFQVVLSQRLQVEVKTSPFQIYRNLRSISPSPYMFYINFEEYQVVGASPELLVKVKGSKVETCPIAGTRPRGKTSQEDERLAKELLEDEKERAEHLMLVDLARNDIGKIANFGTVELKEYMEVYYYSHVMHIVSIVTGSLQEKKDMYDALISCLPAGTLSGAPKIRAMEIIDELENKKRGIYGGAVGYFGFDGNMDMCIAIRTLLIKDRIAYLQAGAGIVADSNPEAEYKETLRKLDALVETIKIA, from the coding sequence ATGATCTATCCAAATTTAAAAACATTCGAGAAAGTAAGCAAAGGGTATAATATGTCAACCATTTATGAGGAAATACAGGGTGATATGGAGACACCTATTACCCTATTTAAAAAACTATGTAAAGAGAGCAATTGTTATCTTTTGGAAAGTGTAGAGAGAAGTGAAAAGAAAGGAAGATATTCCTATGTTGGAAGAGACCCATTTATGACAATAAAAGGCCACGGTGATGAAGTTGAGATTTTTCAAAATAATAAAATTTCTACTGAAAAGGGCATTCCCTTGGAGATTGTAAAATCCATTATGAAGGCATATAAGACTCCTTTTATGGATGGTATGCCAGATTTTAGTGGCGGGGCAGTGGGTTTTATAGGCTATGATACCATCAGAAATTATGAATTGCTTCCAAATGTAAATGAAGAAGATATAAAAATTCCAGAGATACATCTTTTACTGACAAAGGAAGTCATCGTCTATGATCATCTGAAGCACAAAATTATAATTTTGGTCAATATAGTACTAGAGGGAGACAACTCAAAAAGCTATGAAGCAGGGGTCAAGCGGTTGAAGGAAATCAAAAAACAAATATTTCAAACGCCAATACCTGAAGAAGTATTCTCAAAAAATGCAAAGGAAAAAATCAAATATAGCAGTAATGAAACCAAGGAAAGCTTTATGGGAAAAGTATTGAGGGCAAAGGAGTATATACAAAATGGTGATATATTTCAGGTGGTGTTATCTCAAAGGCTACAAGTTGAAGTGAAAACATCTCCTTTCCAGATTTATAGAAATCTAAGAAGTATTAGTCCATCACCCTATATGTTTTATATCAATTTTGAAGAATATCAGGTGGTAGGTGCATCCCCTGAGTTATTGGTAAAGGTCAAGGGAAGTAAGGTTGAAACCTGCCCCATAGCAGGGACCAGACCCCGTGGTAAAACCAGTCAAGAGGATGAAAGGCTGGCTAAGGAGTTACTTGAGGATGAAAAGGAAAGAGCAGAGCATTTGATGTTGGTGGATTTAGCACGAAACGATATTGGGAAAATAGCTAATTTTGGAACCGTGGAACTAAAGGAATATATGGAGGTTTATTACTATTCCCATGTCATGCATATTGTTTCTATCGTTACGGGGAGTTTACAAGAAAAGAAAGATATGTATGATGCGTTGATTTCTTGTCTTCCTGCAGGAACCTTATCGGGAGCTCCTAAAATAAGAGCCATGGAGATTATAGATGAACTAGAAAATAAAAAACGGGGAATCTATGGGGGCGCAGTAGGTTACTTTGGATTCGATGGCAACATGGATATGTGTATTGCCATAAGGACTCTCTTGATTAAAGATCGTATTGCGTATTTACAGGCAGGGGCAGGAATCGTTGCAGATTCTAATCCAGAAGCAGAATATAAGGAAACGCTTAGAAAATTAGACGCATTAGTAGAAACCATAAAAATAGCATAG
- a CDS encoding YczE/YyaS/YitT family protein → MNQTVKNEWTQLMKKMPLLFFGFFLYALGILTSVYANLGMSPWGVFHMGISNYTPFTLGQVTQLFGLLILVISYLMGVMPGLGSIFNMIFIGAFIDLIELLGILRTPGTLMGQIIMLLVGVFISGWATYFYLQVHLGAGPRDGLMEGLVRKLQKPVWKIRGVIEFTVLSIGFLLGGPVGLGTLVTATTIGFSVQFAFKIGKYDPRSVQHTNLTELMTKLSGHKLPEETVGHK, encoded by the coding sequence GTGAATCAGACTGTAAAGAATGAATGGACACAGCTAATGAAAAAGATGCCACTTTTATTTTTTGGTTTCTTCCTCTATGCATTGGGGATTTTAACAAGTGTATATGCAAATCTGGGAATGAGTCCTTGGGGTGTTTTTCATATGGGCATTTCAAATTACACACCATTTACACTGGGACAGGTAACACAGCTATTTGGTTTGTTGATTTTAGTGATTTCCTACTTAATGGGCGTGATGCCAGGGCTGGGTAGTATTTTTAATATGATTTTTATTGGGGCTTTTATCGATTTGATTGAGCTATTAGGCATTTTGAGAACACCCGGAACCTTGATGGGACAAATTATCATGTTATTAGTAGGTGTTTTTATATCTGGATGGGCAACGTACTTTTACTTACAGGTACATCTGGGGGCTGGACCACGGGATGGTCTAATGGAAGGGCTTGTCAGAAAACTACAAAAACCAGTTTGGAAAATTCGTGGGGTCATTGAATTCACGGTTTTATCCATTGGATTTTTATTAGGGGGCCCAGTTGGATTGGGGACACTGGTGACTGCAACAACAATTGGGTTTTCTGTTCAATTTGCTTTTAAGATTGGAAAGTATGATCCTAGGTCTGTGCAGCATACGAATTTGACTGAGTTAATGACTAAATTAAGTGGACATAAATTGCCAGAAGAAACAGTGGGACACAAATAA
- the rd gene encoding rubredoxin — protein MKYVCIPCGYVYDPELGDPDAGVAPGTTWEDVPEDWVCPVCGVGKDMFELEE, from the coding sequence ATGAAATATGTTTGTATTCCATGTGGCTATGTTTATGATCCAGAGCTAGGAGATCCTGATGCAGGAGTTGCTCCTGGAACAACTTGGGAGGATGTACCAGAGGATTGGGTATGCCCTGTATGTGGTGTTGGCAAGGACATGTTCGAGCTAGAAGAATAA
- the trpD gene encoding anthranilate phosphoribosyltransferase: MMMQQAIDKVIRRQDLAETEMMAVMQGIMEGKVTDSQIGGFLTALRMKGETVEEITASAKVMRSKALVVEVNQPHSIDTCGTGGDQANTFNISTAVAFVAAAAGVTVVKHGNRSVSSQCGSADVLEKLGVNIDLTPKQVETCVEQVNMGFMFAPKFHQAMKYAAAARRELGVRTIFNILGPLTNPAKVKGQVLGVFDESLTEVMAQVLKELGVERGMVVHGLDGLDEITTTTKTKVSELKNGMISNYVIDPRQFDIPLTDKEDLAGGDAEKNASIILNIVKGETGGKRNMVLINAGAAIYVGNAANSLQEGIDRAAEVIDMGLALDKLNQLIKLSQELKV, encoded by the coding sequence ATGATGATGCAGCAGGCCATTGATAAGGTAATCAGACGACAGGATTTAGCCGAGACTGAAATGATGGCGGTGATGCAGGGCATTATGGAGGGTAAGGTTACGGATTCTCAAATCGGAGGATTTTTAACTGCCCTAAGGATGAAGGGCGAGACCGTAGAGGAGATCACAGCAAGTGCTAAGGTCATGAGAAGTAAGGCTTTGGTGGTGGAGGTGAATCAACCCCATAGTATTGATACCTGTGGTACTGGAGGGGATCAAGCCAATACCTTTAATATTTCCACAGCAGTAGCCTTTGTGGCGGCAGCAGCAGGGGTAACTGTGGTAAAACATGGAAACCGCTCAGTATCCAGCCAATGTGGCAGTGCAGATGTGTTAGAGAAGTTGGGTGTGAATATTGACTTAACACCAAAGCAGGTTGAGACATGTGTGGAACAGGTAAATATGGGTTTTATGTTTGCTCCTAAATTTCATCAGGCCATGAAATATGCAGCGGCAGCCAGAAGAGAGTTGGGGGTTAGAACGATCTTTAATATATTGGGTCCCTTAACCAACCCCGCAAAGGTAAAGGGACAGGTTTTAGGGGTATTTGACGAATCTCTGACGGAAGTAATGGCCCAGGTACTAAAAGAGTTGGGTGTGGAGAGAGGGATGGTGGTCCATGGTCTAGATGGTTTGGATGAAATAACCACAACCACCAAGACAAAGGTAAGTGAATTGAAGAATGGAATGATTTCTAATTATGTGATTGACCCAAGACAATTTGATATCCCGTTAACAGATAAAGAGGATTTGGCGGGAGGAGATGCCGAAAAGAATGCCTCAATTATTCTCAATATAGTAAAGGGTGAAACAGGAGGTAAGCGAAACATGGTATTAATCAATGCTGGAGCCGCTATATATGTGGGAAATGCCGCAAACTCCCTGCAGGAAGGCATAGATCGAGCAGCGGAAGTCATTGATATGGGTTTGGCTCTAGATAAATTAAATCAGCTGATTAAATTAAGTCAGGAGTTGAAAGTATGA
- a CDS encoding SIMPL domain-containing protein, translated as MRKNLLRATTLLMITVLTMGAYFYTSWSQNTTASAMNDSNAAIVVNGSGIVKVKPDIAYINLGVNTSNTDAKQAQTENTRLMDGIMKSLNKAGIPEDDIKTVGYNIYPQHRYDQTKNESIVTGYEVTNMVEVTIKNIDKVGEIIDLATESGANNINSVRFAVDDTNPHYQKALQQALQDAKQKATALAQPINVQINKPHRITEMSRHDGVIYKNYETADMARTESAMNTPISAGDLEISAQLQVEYRY; from the coding sequence ATGCGAAAAAACTTATTGAGAGCAACGACTTTACTTATGATCACGGTTTTAACTATGGGGGCTTATTTTTATACATCTTGGTCCCAAAACACGACAGCATCAGCCATGAATGATTCTAATGCTGCTATTGTGGTAAATGGCAGTGGGATCGTCAAGGTCAAACCGGATATTGCCTACATTAACTTAGGGGTTAACACTTCCAATACTGATGCAAAACAAGCTCAAACAGAGAATACTCGTTTAATGGATGGGATTATGAAGTCTCTAAATAAGGCTGGTATTCCTGAGGATGACATCAAAACCGTTGGATACAATATTTATCCTCAACACCGATACGATCAAACAAAAAATGAGTCAATTGTCACAGGCTATGAAGTCACAAACATGGTGGAAGTGACAATTAAGAACATTGACAAAGTAGGAGAAATCATTGATCTAGCTACGGAATCTGGAGCAAACAATATTAATTCAGTTCGTTTTGCCGTTGATGACACAAATCCACACTATCAAAAAGCGCTACAACAAGCCCTACAAGATGCTAAGCAAAAGGCAACGGCTCTTGCTCAACCCATTAATGTTCAAATCAACAAGCCCCACCGCATTACAGAAATGAGTCGTCATGATGGTGTCATTTACAAAAACTATGAAACCGCTGATATGGCTAGAACTGAATCTGCTATGAATACACCTATTTCAGCAGGAGATTTAGAAATCAGTGCTCAGCTTCAAGTAGAATATAGATATTAG
- a CDS encoding (2Fe-2S)-binding protein, with amino-acid sequence MDKLTKVCLCKAIPRSKIKKAIAEGARTVAAVKRVTGAGSGNCCGRRCTPKIEEILGDYQEV; translated from the coding sequence ATGGATAAATTGACAAAGGTTTGCTTATGTAAGGCGATACCAAGATCTAAAATTAAGAAAGCAATTGCAGAAGGGGCTAGGACAGTAGCAGCAGTTAAAAGAGTCACAGGAGCTGGATCTGGGAATTGTTGTGGAAGAAGATGCACCCCAAAGATTGAAGAAATACTAGGGGACTATCAAGAAGTGTAG
- a CDS encoding aminopeptidase codes for MRDSRVEKLAYNLINYSVDLQPGEKVLIEAVGLEYPLVQALIRETYKIGALPFVTIKEPKFNRELLLGASEEQIELVAKYELERMKDMDAYIGIRAGNNTGEMSDVPGEKLKIYSEKLVGPVHIQERVGNTKWVVLRYPNDSMAQAANQSTDAFETFYFNVCNLDYANMDKAMDALVTLLEKTDQVHIVGEGTDLRFSIQGMGNVKCAGKRNIPDGEVYTAPVRDSVNGHITYNTPALYQGFTYENIRFVFKNGKIVNAICNDTERINEILDTDEGARYIGEFAIGVNPYILTPMKDTLFDEKIMGSFHFTPGNAYGEADNGNRSSVHWDLVSIQRPEFGGGEMYFDSVLIRKDGIFVLDELKGLNPENLK; via the coding sequence ATGCGTGATTCTAGAGTAGAGAAGTTAGCTTATAATTTAATTAATTATTCTGTAGACCTTCAACCAGGAGAGAAGGTTCTGATTGAAGCGGTGGGTTTAGAGTATCCTTTGGTACAAGCATTAATTAGAGAAACATATAAGATAGGAGCATTGCCCTTCGTTACTATCAAAGAACCTAAGTTTAACAGAGAATTACTATTGGGCGCCAGTGAAGAGCAAATAGAGCTAGTGGCTAAATATGAATTAGAAAGAATGAAAGACATGGATGCCTATATTGGAATCCGAGCCGGTAACAATACCGGAGAAATGAGTGATGTACCAGGTGAAAAGCTAAAAATTTATTCAGAGAAGCTTGTTGGACCAGTACATATTCAGGAAAGAGTAGGCAATACCAAGTGGGTTGTGCTGAGATATCCCAATGATTCTATGGCTCAGGCAGCCAATCAGAGTACTGATGCCTTTGAAACCTTCTACTTCAACGTATGTAATTTAGATTATGCAAATATGGATAAGGCAATGGATGCACTGGTGACTTTGCTAGAAAAAACAGATCAAGTACATATTGTGGGGGAAGGAACTGACCTAAGATTCTCCATCCAAGGAATGGGAAATGTTAAATGTGCAGGGAAACGTAATATACCAGATGGAGAAGTGTATACGGCACCAGTAAGAGATTCCGTTAATGGACATATTACCTACAATACACCAGCCCTTTACCAAGGATTTACCTATGAAAATATTCGATTTGTATTTAAAAATGGTAAAATCGTCAATGCAATCTGCAATGATACGGAAAGAATCAATGAAATATTAGATACCGACGAAGGCGCAAGATACATTGGAGAGTTTGCCATTGGTGTCAATCCCTATATACTAACCCCAATGAAGGATACATTGTTTGATGAGAAAATCATGGGGAGCTTCCACTTTACCCCTGGAAATGCCTATGGAGAAGCAGATAATGGCAACCGTTCATCAGTTCACTGGGACCTTGTATCAATCCAAAGACCTGAATTCGGTGGTGGAGAAATGTACTTCGATAGCGTGTTAATCCGTAAGGATGGGATATTTGTTTTAGATGAACTAAAGGGATTAAATCCTGAAAATTTAAAGTAG
- a CDS encoding phosphoribosylanthranilate isomerase — protein MTKIKICGLKRAADITYVNLLKPDYIGFVFAPSGRRVTKEDAKELIASLDKSIKKVGVFLNHSVEEVKVIAKVCSLDILQFHGDEDMDYCRQFQQNVWKSFRIKDANSFKEMEDYQVNGYLLDTYHKTQYGGTGEAFDWGLSSHLTRLNRDKCVILAGGLNPENVKEAIEQIQPAVVDVSSGVETHGYKDFEKMKKMIERVRKV, from the coding sequence GTGACTAAGATAAAAATATGTGGGTTAAAAAGAGCAGCGGATATCACCTATGTCAATTTACTAAAACCTGATTATATAGGATTTGTTTTTGCTCCTAGTGGTAGACGGGTAACGAAGGAGGATGCTAAAGAATTGATTGCGAGTCTAGATAAAAGTATAAAAAAGGTAGGGGTTTTTTTAAACCATTCAGTAGAAGAAGTAAAGGTGATTGCTAAGGTTTGCAGCTTGGATATATTGCAATTTCATGGTGATGAGGATATGGATTATTGTAGACAGTTCCAGCAGAATGTTTGGAAGTCTTTTAGAATAAAGGATGCAAATAGCTTTAAAGAGATGGAAGATTATCAGGTCAATGGTTATTTATTAGATACCTACCATAAGACTCAATATGGAGGAACGGGAGAGGCCTTTGATTGGGGATTATCTTCTCATTTGACTAGATTAAACAGGGATAAGTGTGTGATCTTAGCTGGAGGATTAAATCCTGAAAATGTAAAAGAAGCAATTGAACAAATACAGCCAGCAGTAGTGGATGTAAGCAGTGGTGTGGAGACCCATGGATACAAGGATTTTGAAAAAATGAAAAAGATGATAGAAAGGGTGAGGAAAGTATGA
- the trpA gene encoding tryptophan synthase subunit alpha: protein MISRITNKLQALKEYDEKALITYVTAGDPDLETTFDLVLAMEKAGADIIELGIPYSDPLADGPVIQRASQRALNAGANMEAIFELVIKLREKTQIPLVFLVYYNCVFKYGLETFLNRCQEIGIDGLIIPDLPLEERRELQVMMQQYPMDLIPLVAPTSEDRMKEIVQDAEGFIYCVSSTGVTGKRNSLAGNLEGFMQQLRTYTEIPLVIGFGISNSEMMDKLKNICDGFIIGSAVIEKIEAGLEDRSSVERVSKFIEKLYEFKNLG from the coding sequence ATGATAAGTAGAATAACCAATAAGTTGCAGGCATTAAAAGAGTATGATGAGAAGGCGTTGATAACCTATGTTACTGCTGGAGATCCAGATTTAGAGACAACATTTGATTTGGTATTGGCAATGGAGAAGGCAGGAGCAGATATAATAGAGTTAGGGATTCCTTATTCAGATCCTTTAGCTGATGGTCCCGTCATACAGAGGGCATCTCAAAGAGCATTAAATGCTGGGGCTAATATGGAAGCTATTTTTGAATTGGTCATAAAATTAAGGGAAAAAACACAAATTCCCCTGGTGTTTTTAGTCTATTATAACTGTGTGTTTAAATATGGTCTAGAGACGTTTTTAAATAGATGTCAGGAAATCGGCATAGATGGATTGATTATTCCAGATCTTCCTCTAGAGGAGAGAAGAGAACTACAAGTGATGATGCAACAATATCCAATGGACCTAATCCCTTTGGTTGCGCCTACATCTGAAGATAGAATGAAGGAAATTGTACAGGATGCTGAAGGATTTATTTACTGTGTTTCTTCTACTGGAGTTACAGGAAAAAGAAATAGTCTTGCAGGAAATCTGGAAGGCTTTATGCAACAATTAAGAACCTATACGGAGATCCCTTTGGTCATAGGTTTTGGTATATCAAATTCTGAGATGATGGATAAATTAAAAAACATATGTGACGGTTTCATTATAGGTAGTGCTGTGATAGAGAAAATTGAAGCGGGTTTAGAGGATAGAAGCTCAGTGGAAAGGGTTTCTAAATTTATTGAAAAGTTATATGAATTTAAAAACTTAGGTTGA